CGCCCCGTTTTTTTGTTTGCGCCCGGCCGGACCTTTGGCCCGTGCTACATGAAACTTTCCAAAAGCTTGGTCCCCACCCCCTCGGGCAGCCGTATCCGGCGTTCCTTCAGCACCCCGTCCAGAATCCGCCCCATCCACTCCCGGGACACGGCCAGCCGCTCGAAGGTCAGATAGGTGACGGCGTTTTCCCGAAAAAAGCCGTAGCCGTGGACCTCCACCAGCACGGGTTCGCGTTCGCCGGCCAACAGCACCTCGGCCCGGATGATCTTGGCCCTGGAATCGACGGTCAGATTGAACATATGGCTGATATCCTTCAAATAATGGCGTCCGGCGGCCGTCATGGTCTGGGAAAGGACGACGTCTCGAAAGACGCCTGCCAGCCCCGCTCCTACCACGAAAGGGCCACGCTGTCCTCGAGGCACATCTTCATGCCCTCGGCGCAGGGGGCGATGGGATATTTGCCGTCGAAACAGGCCAGGCAAAACCGGGATTCGTCCGGACTGGAATTGACCGAGGCCAAAAGCCCCTCGATACTCAAATAGTGCAGACTGTCCAGGCCGATGAACCGGGCGATCTCCTCCACCTTGTTATGGGCCGCGATAAGCTCACCCTTGGAGGAGAAGTCGATGCCGTAGAAACAGGGATGGCGGATGGCCGGACAGGAGACCCGCATGTGGATCTCCCGCGCGCCCAGTTCGCGCAGCTTTTTCACCCGGGTGCGGATGGTGGTGCCGCGCACGATGGAGTCCTCGACGATGATGATGCGCTTATCCTTGATCATCTGGCGCACGGGATTGAGCTTCACCCGCACGCTGAAATCGCGCATGTCCTGGGAGGGCTGGATGAAGGTGCGGCCCACGTAGTGGTTGCGGATCATGGTGCTCTCAAACGGCAGCCCCGAGGCCTGGGAATAGCCGATGGCCGCATACACGCCGGAGTCCGGGAAGGGCATGACGTAGTCGGCGTCAACCGGGGCCTCGTTGGCCAGGGTGATGCCCATCTGCTTGCGGCGCAGGTAGACCACCTCGCCGAAGACCTCGGAGTCGGGACGGGCGAAATAGACCAACTCGAAGATGCACTGCTTGGTGGGCTGGGGTTCCCCCAGGCGAAACGACTGCAGGCACTTGTCCTGGATGACGAGCATCTCCCCGGGTTCGATGGGCCGGATGATCTCGGCCTCGATGAGGTCGAAGGCGCAGGTCTCCGAGGCCAGGACGTAGTTGTCGCCCAGGCGGCCCAGCATAAGCGGCCGCACGCCGTGGGGGTCGCGCAGGGCGATCATCTTGTTGTTGGCCAGAAGGATCAGGGAATAGGCCCCGCGCACCTTGGAGCAGGCCTTGATGACCGCCTCCTCCATAGTGCCGCCGTTCAAATACTTGGCGATGAGGTGGACAAAGACCTCGGAGTCGATAGTGGTCTGGAAGATGGAGCCGGTCTGTTCCAGTTCGCGGCGCAGTTCCAGGGCGTTGACCAGGTTGCCGTTGTGGGCGATGGCCAGGTTCATGTTGCCGAAGCGCACCAGAAAGGGTTGGCAGTTGCGCAAAAGCGAGGCCCCGGCCGTGGAATAGCGCAGATGCCCCACGGCGATGCTCCCCTTGAGCTCCTTGCCCAGATGGCGTTCGTTGAACACGTCGGCCACCAGCCCCATGCCCTTCTGCTCACGAATGGTCGTGCCGTCCCAGGTGACGATGCCCGCGCTCTCCTGGCCCCGGTGCTGCAGGGCGTAAAGGCCGAAATAGGTCATGCGCGCGGCCTCGGGATGGCCGTAGATGCCGAACAGTCCGCAGTATTCTTTTTTCATCGAAACGTCCCGGCGGTTAGACCGCCCCGTAGTATTCCTGAATGCTTTTCACGCCAAGTCCCTGGCCGCACAGCTCGCGGATGGCCTGGATGGCGGCCATGGCCCCGGCCGCCGTGGTCACGTAGGGGACATTGTAGAGAAGCGCCGTCTGCCGGATGGCCATGGAGTCGCGCACGGTGCGCTTGCCTTCCATGATGTTGACGACCATGGCGATATCGCCGTTTTTGATGTGGTCCACCACATGGGGCCGGTGTTCGGACACCTTGCGCACCTCGCGGGCCGGGATGCCCTTGGCGTTGAAATAGGCGGCGGTGCCCTTGGTGGCCAGGATCTCGAATCCGGCCTCGTGAAAGAGCTCGGCAGCAGGCAAAAGCGGCCCCTTGTTTTCGTCATTGATGGAGATGAACACCTTCCCCGACGACGGCAACACCTGCCCGGCCGCCAACTGGCTTTTCATGAAGGCCTGTCCGAAGGAGGCGTCCACGCCCATGACCTCGCCCGTGGAACGCATCTCCGGCCCGAGAAGCACATCCACCCCTGGGAAGCGGTTGAACGGAAACACCGATTCCTTGACCGAAACATGCCCGGTCTTGCGCATGGACCAGGGATCAAGCACTTTGAGCGGAACGCCCATGATGACCTTGGTGGCCAGCTTGGCCAGGGGGACGCCCGTGGCCTTGGACACGAAGGGGGCCGTGCGCGAGGCCCGGGGGTTGACCTCCAGGATAAAGATCTCGCCGTCTTTGACCGCGAACTGGATGTTCATGAGCCCCACCACCTGGAGCTCCCGGGCCAGGGCCACGGTCTGCCGCTCGATCTCGGCCACGATCTCCGGGGGCAGGGCGTGCGGCGGCAAGACGCAGGCCGAATCGCCGGAGTGGATGCCCGCCTCCTCGATATGCTCCATGATCCCGGCAACATAGGTGTCTGTTCCATCGGACAGGGCGTCCACGTCCACTTCCGTGGCATGCACCAGGAACTTGTCGATCAGGATGGGATGCTCCCCGGAAACCACCACGGCCTTGGCGAAATAGTCCACCAGATCGGCCTCGTCGTAGACGATCTCCATGGCCCGGCCGCCCAGTACGTAGGACGGCCGCACCACCACGGGATAGCCGATGTCGTCGGCGATGCGCGCGGCCTGCTCCACGGACAGGGCCGTGCCGTTAGCCGGCTGCTTGAGCGCAAGCTTCTGCAGAAGGGCCTGGAAACGCTCCCGGTCCTCAGCCCGGTCGATGCTGTCCGGCGACGTGCCCAGGATGTTCACCCCGGCCTTTAAAAGCGGCACGGCAAGATTCAGCGGCGTCTGGCCGCCGAACTGGACGATGACCCCCTCGGGCTTTTCGAATTCGATGATGGACATGACGTCCTCGAAGGTCAACGGCTCGAAGTACAGCCTGTCCGAGGTGTCGTAGTCCGTGCTCACGGTCTCGGGGTTGGAGTTGACCATGATGGATTCCACGCCCATCTCACGCAGGGCATAGGAGGCGTGGCAGCAGCAGTAGTCGAACTCGATGCCCTGGCCGATGCGGTTGGGGCCGCCGCCCAGGATGACAACCTTGCGCTTGTCCGAGATGGCCAGTTCCTGGCCGGACTCGTAGGTCGAATAATAATACGGGGTGTAGGCCTCGAACTCCGCCGCGCAGGTGTCGACCAGATAGTAGGTGGGCTTTATCCCGAACTTTTGCCGCAGGGCCCGGACCTCCAGGGCGGTCAGGTTCCAGGCGGCGGCCAGTTGCGGATCGGAGAAGCCGAACTTCTTGGCCGTCGCCAGCATCTCCCGGCAGGCGTCGTCGGCAGCGGCCACATGCTCCCGGGGGAAGGCCCGAAGCGCGGTCTCCATGTCCACGATTTCCTTGATCTGGCGCAGAAACCAGGGATCGACCCAGGTGGCCTCGAAGATGTCTTCCAGGCTTATGCCGGACAAGATGGCGTGGCGGATGTCCAGGATGCGCGTGGAATGGGGCCGACGCATGCGGGCCAGGAGCGTCTCCCGGTCGGGAATTTTCCCGCCCAGGAGCTTGCCCAGGCCGGGCAGGCCCGTCTCCAGGGAGCGCAGGCCCTTTTGCAGGGCCTCCTTGAAGGTGCGGCCGATGCTCATGGCCTCGCCCACGCTTTTCATGGAGGTGGTCAGGTAGTCCTCGGAGCCGGGGAACTTCTCGAAGGTGAACCGGGGGATCTTGACCACGCAGTAGTCGATGGTGGGCTCAAACGAGGCCATGGTCTCCCGGGTGATGTCGTTGGGAATCTCGTCCAGGGTATAGCCCACGGCCAGCTTGGCCGCGATCTTGGCGATGGGGAATCCCGTAGCCTTGGAGGCCAGGGCCGAGGACCGGGACACCCGGGGGTTCATCTCAATGACCACCATCTCCCCGGTTTTGGGGTTGATGGCGAACTGCACGTTGGAGCCGCCGGTCTCCACGCCGATCTCGCCCATGATGGCGATGGCCGCGTCGCGCATACGCTGGTATTCGTCGTCGGTCAGGGTCTGGGCCGGGGCCACGGTGATGGAGTCGCCGGTATGCACGCCCATGGGGTCGAGGTTTTCGATGGAGCAGATGATGACGCAGTTGTTGTTTTTGTCGCGCATCACCTCCAGTTCGAATTCCTTCCAGCCCAGGATCGACTCCTCCAGCATGACCTCGCTTTTCATGCTGGCGGCCAGTCCCCGCCCGGCGATCGCCTCCAGGTCTTCCATATTATAGGCCACGCCGCCGCCGGTGCCGCCCATGGTGAAGGCCGGGCGCACGATGATGGGGAAGGGGATCATGCCCCCCCACTTCCGCACGTCGTCCGGGGTGCGGCAGATGCCGCTTCTGGGGATTTTCAGGCCGATGTTGTCCATGGCCTGGCAGAAAAGCTCCCGGGACTCG
Above is a genomic segment from Desulfolutivibrio sulfodismutans DSM 3696 containing:
- the purF gene encoding amidophosphoribosyltransferase, with the translated sequence MKKEYCGLFGIYGHPEAARMTYFGLYALQHRGQESAGIVTWDGTTIREQKGMGLVADVFNERHLGKELKGSIAVGHLRYSTAGASLLRNCQPFLVRFGNMNLAIAHNGNLVNALELRRELEQTGSIFQTTIDSEVFVHLIAKYLNGGTMEEAVIKACSKVRGAYSLILLANNKMIALRDPHGVRPLMLGRLGDNYVLASETCAFDLIEAEIIRPIEPGEMLVIQDKCLQSFRLGEPQPTKQCIFELVYFARPDSEVFGEVVYLRRKQMGITLANEAPVDADYVMPFPDSGVYAAIGYSQASGLPFESTMIRNHYVGRTFIQPSQDMRDFSVRVKLNPVRQMIKDKRIIIVEDSIVRGTTIRTRVKKLRELGAREIHMRVSCPAIRHPCFYGIDFSSKGELIAAHNKVEEIARFIGLDSLHYLSIEGLLASVNSSPDESRFCLACFDGKYPIAPCAEGMKMCLEDSVALSW
- the carB gene encoding carbamoyl-phosphate synthase large subunit, producing the protein MPKRTDIKKIMIIGSGPIVIGQACEFDYSGSQATKALKEEGYEVVLVNSNPATIMTDPELADRTYIEPIEPDTVARILERERPDALLPTLGGQTALNTAVALAESGVLKRLGVELVGASLDVIKKAESRELFCQAMDNIGLKIPRSGICRTPDDVRKWGGMIPFPIIVRPAFTMGGTGGGVAYNMEDLEAIAGRGLAASMKSEVMLEESILGWKEFELEVMRDKNNNCVIICSIENLDPMGVHTGDSITVAPAQTLTDDEYQRMRDAAIAIMGEIGVETGGSNVQFAINPKTGEMVVIEMNPRVSRSSALASKATGFPIAKIAAKLAVGYTLDEIPNDITRETMASFEPTIDYCVVKIPRFTFEKFPGSEDYLTTSMKSVGEAMSIGRTFKEALQKGLRSLETGLPGLGKLLGGKIPDRETLLARMRRPHSTRILDIRHAILSGISLEDIFEATWVDPWFLRQIKEIVDMETALRAFPREHVAAADDACREMLATAKKFGFSDPQLAAAWNLTALEVRALRQKFGIKPTYYLVDTCAAEFEAYTPYYYSTYESGQELAISDKRKVVILGGGPNRIGQGIEFDYCCCHASYALREMGVESIMVNSNPETVSTDYDTSDRLYFEPLTFEDVMSIIEFEKPEGVIVQFGGQTPLNLAVPLLKAGVNILGTSPDSIDRAEDRERFQALLQKLALKQPANGTALSVEQAARIADDIGYPVVVRPSYVLGGRAMEIVYDEADLVDYFAKAVVVSGEHPILIDKFLVHATEVDVDALSDGTDTYVAGIMEHIEEAGIHSGDSACVLPPHALPPEIVAEIERQTVALARELQVVGLMNIQFAVKDGEIFILEVNPRASRTAPFVSKATGVPLAKLATKVIMGVPLKVLDPWSMRKTGHVSVKESVFPFNRFPGVDVLLGPEMRSTGEVMGVDASFGQAFMKSQLAAGQVLPSSGKVFISINDENKGPLLPAAELFHEAGFEILATKGTAAYFNAKGIPAREVRKVSEHRPHVVDHIKNGDIAMVVNIMEGKRTVRDSMAIRQTALLYNVPYVTTAAGAMAAIQAIRELCGQGLGVKSIQEYYGAV